One Brachyspira pilosicoli P43/6/78 genomic window carries:
- a CDS encoding NCS2 family permease yields MEKFFKLKENGTNVKSEIIAGITTFMTMAYILAVNPSILSATGMDKGAVFTATVVSSIVATLIMGLLANLPFALAPGMGLNAFFAYTVVLGMGYSWQTALTAVFIEGIIFLVLTIFNVREAIVNSIPLNMKRAISVGIGLFIAFIGLQNSKIIINNDATLISLGDITSGSPLLAIIGLLITSLLLAYNVKGAILIGILLTTLIGIPMGITQLSPYASFAPPSLEPVAFKLDFANILHPNMFIVLFTFLFVDMFDTVGTLVGVCTKANMLTKGGEVPRCKQALFADAVGTIFGACMGTSTVTTYVESASGVAEGGKTGLTAVVVAILFTISLFLSHIFLSIPSAATAPALIIVGLFMMTPILEIDLTDYTEAIPSFVCIIFMPFAYSIAEGITFGILAFTLLKLLTGRTKEITLFTWILAALLVIKILMPVISRFLA; encoded by the coding sequence CTACTGGTATGGATAAAGGGGCTGTATTTACTGCTACAGTGGTATCTTCTATAGTTGCTACTTTAATTATGGGACTATTAGCTAATTTACCTTTTGCTTTAGCTCCTGGTATGGGTCTTAATGCTTTCTTTGCTTATACTGTTGTACTTGGTATGGGCTATAGCTGGCAGACTGCTTTAACTGCTGTTTTTATTGAAGGTATTATATTTTTAGTTTTAACTATTTTCAATGTAAGAGAGGCTATTGTAAACAGTATACCTCTTAATATGAAAAGAGCTATATCTGTTGGTATAGGTTTATTTATTGCATTTATTGGTCTTCAAAACTCTAAAATTATAATTAATAATGATGCAACATTAATTTCATTAGGAGATATTACTTCAGGCTCTCCGCTTCTTGCTATAATAGGTTTATTAATAACATCTTTACTTCTTGCATACAATGTAAAAGGAGCTATATTGATTGGTATATTATTAACAACATTAATAGGAATACCTATGGGAATCACTCAGCTTTCTCCTTATGCAAGTTTTGCTCCTCCTTCTTTAGAGCCTGTTGCTTTCAAATTAGATTTTGCTAATATACTTCACCCTAATATGTTTATAGTATTATTTACTTTCCTTTTTGTGGATATGTTTGATACTGTTGGTACATTGGTTGGTGTTTGTACAAAAGCTAATATGCTTACAAAAGGCGGAGAAGTTCCTCGCTGTAAACAGGCTTTATTTGCAGATGCTGTTGGAACTATATTTGGTGCTTGTATGGGTACTTCTACTGTTACTACTTATGTTGAGAGTGCTTCTGGTGTTGCTGAGGGCGGAAAAACTGGACTTACTGCTGTTGTAGTAGCTATATTATTTACTATATCATTATTCTTATCACATATATTCTTATCAATACCTAGTGCTGCTACTGCTCCTGCTCTTATAATAGTTGGTTTATTTATGATGACTCCTATATTAGAAATTGACCTTACTGATTATACAGAAGCTATACCTTCTTTTGTTTGTATTATATTTATGCCTTTTGCTTATAGTATTGCTGAGGGTATCACTTTTGGTATATTAGCTTTCACTTTATTAAAATTATTAACAGGAAGAACAAAAGAGATTACATTATTCACTTGGATATTGGCAGCTCTTTTAGTAATAAAGATTTTAATGCCTGTTATTTCTAGATTTTTAGCATAA